In Saccharicrinis fermentans DSM 9555 = JCM 21142, a genomic segment contains:
- a CDS encoding 3-keto-disaccharide hydrolase, with product MKVKILLLVFAVITAGNLRAQKTPKVKYPANKVKSKDWKVLLDKDLTSWEVWTGVPHKSIKNLPEGYQQESNGENKQAVGLGDPFNLFTVRTDDNGEHVLHISGQTFGGLTSLKSYSNYHLTMLFKWGENKYEPRIDKQRDCGLLYHCHGEHGAFWNVWKSCLEFQIQERDFGDLFTLAGTKAKVRVNEQKRWDPTSDRIQKNGKRSFDAESPHGQWTRVDLYVIGDKAIHVTNGVVVLALTDGTSKDGDKLVAGQIQIQSEGAECYAKDICIRPITKFPKRILKAAAL from the coding sequence ATGAAAGTAAAAATATTACTGTTGGTTTTTGCCGTAATTACAGCAGGTAACTTAAGGGCTCAAAAAACACCTAAAGTAAAATATCCGGCTAATAAAGTTAAATCTAAAGACTGGAAAGTTCTATTGGATAAAGACCTTACAAGCTGGGAGGTGTGGACGGGTGTTCCCCATAAATCAATCAAGAATCTGCCCGAAGGTTATCAACAAGAGTCCAATGGTGAAAATAAGCAAGCAGTGGGTTTAGGTGATCCATTCAATTTATTTACCGTTCGTACAGATGACAATGGAGAGCATGTTTTGCATATCTCAGGACAGACTTTTGGCGGGCTTACTTCTCTTAAATCATATTCCAACTATCATCTTACCATGCTTTTTAAGTGGGGAGAAAATAAATATGAGCCTCGTATTGATAAACAAAGAGATTGTGGTTTGTTGTATCACTGCCATGGAGAACATGGAGCCTTTTGGAATGTTTGGAAATCCTGTCTGGAATTTCAAATTCAAGAAAGAGATTTTGGTGATTTGTTTACATTGGCCGGAACCAAGGCCAAAGTTAGAGTAAATGAGCAGAAACGTTGGGATCCTACTTCTGATCGTATTCAAAAAAATGGGAAACGATCTTTTGATGCTGAGAGTCCGCATGGACAATGGACACGTGTTGATTTATATGTAATAGGAGATAAGGCCATACATGTAACCAATGGAGTGGTTGTTTTAGCCTTGACAGATGGCACGTCAAAGGACGGAGATAAATTGGTTGCTGGGCAAATTCAGATACAATCTGAAGGCGCAGAGTGTTATGCAAAGGATATCTGCATTCGACCTATTACTAAGTTTCCGAAAAGGATTCTAAAAGCAGCCGCTTTGTAA